One Longimicrobiaceae bacterium DNA segment encodes these proteins:
- a CDS encoding HAMP domain-containing sensor histidine kinase: MTTTGSGFETAGPGFAQLRRLTEVSRALTYTTSLEQVTRLTVERGAELLDAGAAVLMLGDAGGLLHVRAAHGIDEERVTRFRAPLDDEVIGRLQGLLAVPDDCFVAVPLVVGGAVTGLLAVATRQPSTAADESLLSALADQAAVAIENARLGGEVRAEMEDRLRASEGATTAKDRALSTLAHDIRTPLGAIDGYCAILEEEIQGPINDRQRETLGRVRMSGRHLLSLLDNVMDMARLTAGVVRVGAEPVRLADVAREAVHLLIPAADAKLQALQLCVQADATVTADHARVRQVLVNLIGNAVKFTPQDGTITVTTSEHVAPGASWGAIRVTDSGPGIAEAERAAIFEPYYRSEGTAEAPGVGLGLAISHALVQQMGGELDVESEVGAGSSFILRLPLLGPASRRVAARR, from the coding sequence GTGACGACCACCGGGTCCGGCTTCGAGACCGCGGGCCCGGGGTTCGCGCAGCTGCGCAGGCTCACCGAGGTCAGCCGCGCGCTCACCTACACCACCTCGCTGGAGCAGGTCACGCGGCTGACGGTGGAGCGGGGCGCCGAGCTGCTCGATGCCGGGGCCGCAGTGCTCATGCTGGGGGACGCCGGGGGCCTTCTCCACGTGCGCGCCGCGCACGGCATCGACGAGGAGCGCGTCACCCGCTTCCGCGCGCCGCTCGACGACGAGGTGATCGGCCGGCTGCAGGGGCTGCTCGCCGTCCCCGACGACTGCTTCGTCGCCGTGCCGCTCGTGGTGGGCGGCGCGGTCACCGGGCTGCTCGCGGTGGCGACGCGGCAGCCCTCCACCGCCGCGGACGAGTCCCTGCTCTCCGCGCTCGCCGACCAGGCGGCCGTCGCGATCGAGAACGCGCGGCTCGGAGGCGAGGTCCGCGCGGAGATGGAGGACCGCCTGCGCGCCAGCGAGGGCGCGACCACCGCCAAGGACCGGGCGCTCTCCACCCTGGCCCACGACATCCGCACTCCGCTCGGCGCCATCGACGGCTACTGCGCGATCCTGGAGGAGGAGATCCAGGGGCCCATCAACGACCGCCAGCGCGAGACCCTGGGCCGGGTGCGCATGAGCGGCCGGCACCTGCTCTCGCTGCTGGACAACGTCATGGACATGGCGCGGCTCACCGCGGGCGTCGTGCGGGTCGGCGCGGAGCCGGTCCGCCTCGCGGACGTGGCGCGCGAAGCGGTCCACCTGCTGATCCCCGCTGCCGACGCCAAGCTCCAGGCGCTGCAGCTCTGCGTGCAGGCCGACGCGACGGTGACGGCGGACCATGCCCGCGTGCGGCAGGTCCTGGTGAACCTGATCGGCAACGCCGTGAAGTTCACGCCGCAGGACGGCACCATCACGGTCACGACCTCCGAGCACGTCGCGCCCGGGGCGTCCTGGGGCGCGATCCGGGTGACCGACAGCGGGCCCGGCATCGCGGAAGCCGAGCGGGCGGCCATCTTCGAGCCGTACTACCGCAGCGAGGGCACGGCGGAGGCCCCGGGAGTCGGCCTGGGACTGGCGATCTCGCATGCGCTGGTGCAGCAGATGGGCGGCGAGCTCGACGTGGAGAGTGAGGTGGGAGCGGGCTCCTCGTTCATCCTCCGTCTGCCGCTGCTCGGACCGGCTTCTCGTCGCGTGGCAGCCAGACGGTGA
- a CDS encoding sensor histidine kinase, producing the protein MRLADFILANREPILREWEAFARTCAPASGTMDVDALRDHADQMLTVIAADLRTPQDGVEQTEKSKGHARAEDPDATTAAEEHGAGRADSGFTVEQMVAEYRALRASVIRLWTKEKGELVPEDVEDLTRFNEAVDQSLAESVSQYNQELEQSKEIFLAILGHDLRTPLGAIYTSSRFMLDLDELEEPHRTLTARIADSATRTIQMVGDLLDFTRSRLGGGIPVVRTEVNLGRVVRDVVDEVSAAHPGCRIQVDTRGDEVGQWDQARLSQALTNLVVNAAQHGAEGAAVTVEIRGEEDQVAVLVHNRGAAIPPDQLDGIFNPMKARELPVKAAGRGPTGSLGLGLYIAERIVSAHEGRIAVESSEANGTTFTVWLPRDEKPVRAAADGG; encoded by the coding sequence ATGAGACTCGCCGATTTCATCCTCGCGAACCGCGAGCCGATCCTGCGCGAATGGGAGGCCTTCGCACGGACCTGCGCGCCGGCCAGCGGCACCATGGACGTCGACGCGCTCCGGGACCATGCCGATCAGATGCTCACGGTGATCGCCGCGGACCTCCGAACGCCTCAGGACGGCGTCGAGCAGACGGAGAAGTCGAAGGGGCATGCACGGGCCGAGGATCCCGACGCCACGACGGCGGCCGAAGAGCACGGGGCGGGCCGGGCCGACAGCGGATTCACCGTGGAGCAGATGGTGGCCGAGTACCGGGCGCTGCGTGCCAGCGTCATCCGGCTGTGGACGAAGGAGAAAGGTGAGCTGGTTCCCGAGGACGTGGAAGACCTGACCCGCTTCAACGAGGCCGTCGACCAGTCGCTGGCCGAGTCCGTGTCCCAGTACAACCAGGAGCTGGAGCAGTCGAAGGAGATCTTCCTCGCCATCCTGGGCCATGACCTCCGCACGCCGCTGGGGGCGATCTACACCTCCTCCAGGTTCATGCTCGACCTGGACGAGCTGGAGGAGCCCCACCGCACGCTCACCGCGCGCATCGCGGACAGCGCCACGCGCACGATCCAGATGGTGGGCGACCTGCTGGACTTTACGCGGAGCCGTCTGGGGGGAGGCATCCCCGTGGTGCGGACGGAGGTGAACCTGGGGAGGGTCGTGCGCGACGTGGTGGACGAGGTCTCGGCGGCGCACCCGGGATGCCGGATCCAGGTGGACACCCGCGGGGATGAAGTGGGGCAGTGGGACCAGGCCCGGCTCAGCCAGGCGCTGACCAACCTGGTCGTCAACGCCGCCCAGCACGGTGCGGAGGGAGCCGCGGTCACGGTCGAGATCCGTGGCGAGGAGGACCAGGTCGCCGTCCTGGTCCACAACCGCGGAGCGGCGATCCCGCCCGACCAGCTCGACGGGATCTTCAACCCCATGAAGGCGAGGGAACTGCCCGTAAAGGCCGCGGGCAGGGGACCGACCGGGAGCCTCGGCCTGGGGCTCTACATCGCCGAACGGATCGTCAGCGCCCACGAGGGGCGCATCGCGGTGGAGTCCTCCGAGGCGAACGGCACCACCTTCACCGTCTGGCTGCCACGCGACGAGAAGCCGGTCCGAGCAGCGGCAGACGGAGGATGA
- a CDS encoding AI-2E family transporter — protein MRLRNLESRVFVSLVLVTTALFLWMVRGFLLPVFWAAVFAMLFQPLFLRLLVLLGGRRSFAAAGSTLVVVVAVLVPAGLLVGALAQQGLSVYQRIASGEINADAVVHFVERSLPALTRVLTRYGVDVERVRDSLQGAAGSATRYVAGQALAVGQNALTLAILFGLMLYFLFFFFRDGERIVRALIRAIPMGDEREERLFRKIAEVSRATVKGTIVVAAVQGAVGGVLFALVGIQAAVFWGVAMGVLSLLPAVGAALVWVPAAVFLLATGAFWKGMVLIAGGTLVIGLVDNVLRPILVGRETKMPDYLVLLATLGGLTVFGLAGFVAGPVVAALFLVTWQMFADEYAPLDSSVRSAVPTAPPDPRAADSPAATAPILPRRQERPMEPQENKQLALQKAINAHEQAAASLTDLMDGLAGETYQAMLERIEQNIVGLRRVAASSKPGDHV, from the coding sequence ATGCGCCTGCGGAACCTGGAGAGCCGCGTCTTCGTCTCCCTCGTGCTCGTCACGACGGCGTTGTTCCTGTGGATGGTCCGGGGCTTCCTGCTGCCGGTGTTCTGGGCGGCGGTCTTCGCCATGCTCTTCCAGCCGCTCTTCCTGCGCCTCCTGGTCCTTCTCGGGGGACGGCGCAGCTTCGCGGCCGCCGGCAGCACGCTCGTGGTCGTCGTCGCCGTCCTGGTCCCGGCCGGGCTGCTCGTCGGGGCCCTGGCGCAGCAGGGGCTCTCGGTCTACCAGCGCATCGCGTCGGGCGAGATCAACGCCGACGCCGTCGTCCACTTCGTCGAGCGCTCCCTGCCGGCGCTCACCCGCGTGCTGACGCGCTACGGGGTCGACGTCGAGCGGGTGCGGGATTCGCTCCAGGGCGCAGCGGGGTCGGCCACGCGGTACGTCGCCGGGCAGGCCCTCGCGGTGGGGCAGAACGCCCTCACCCTCGCGATCCTCTTCGGGCTGATGCTCTACTTCCTCTTCTTCTTCTTCCGGGACGGGGAGCGGATCGTACGGGCGCTCATCCGCGCGATCCCGATGGGAGACGAGCGGGAGGAGCGGCTGTTCCGGAAGATCGCGGAGGTCTCGCGGGCGACGGTGAAGGGGACGATCGTGGTGGCCGCGGTGCAGGGCGCCGTCGGCGGGGTGCTGTTCGCCCTCGTGGGGATCCAGGCCGCCGTGTTCTGGGGAGTGGCGATGGGCGTCCTCTCGCTGCTGCCGGCGGTGGGAGCCGCGCTGGTGTGGGTTCCGGCCGCCGTCTTCCTGCTCGCCACCGGAGCGTTCTGGAAGGGGATGGTGCTGATCGCCGGCGGCACGCTCGTCATCGGGCTCGTGGACAACGTGCTCCGCCCCATCCTCGTCGGGCGGGAGACGAAGATGCCCGACTACCTGGTGCTGCTCGCCACGCTGGGGGGCCTCACCGTGTTCGGGCTCGCCGGCTTCGTGGCGGGACCGGTCGTCGCCGCGCTCTTCCTGGTGACGTGGCAGATGTTCGCCGACGAGTACGCTCCGCTCGACTCCTCGGTGCGATCCGCGGTTCCCACGGCACCTCCCGATCCCCGCGCGGCGGACTCCCCGGCCGCCACGGCCCCTATCCTTCCACGCAGACAGGAGCGTCCCATGGAGCCGCAGGAGAACAAGCAGCTCGCGCTGCAGAAAGCGATCAACGCCCACGAGCAGGCTGCCGCATCGCTCACCGACCTCATGGACGGCCTCGCTGGAGAGACCTACCAGGCCATGCTCGAACGGATCGAGCAGAACATCGTCGGCCTTCGCCGGGTGGCGGCGAGCTCGAAGCCGGGGGACCACGTGTGA
- a CDS encoding PqiC family protein, which translates to MKTTRLIVLCALAGLAGCSLSHGEPPQRHYVLGGNRVQGSEAPRPGLAGLTVGVRRLQLASYLESPSIAVRRGPQEITFAEFHRWGEPLPGGISRAVAGYLTAGAPFRAVDVAPWPLREKYDHLIQLHVSRFEGVAPADPAATGGEAHLLATWEIIRQRDGEVLARGTTDYRKDGWRVGDYAGLVALLDAGLHVLSNDLMTSLEKLGAP; encoded by the coding sequence ATGAAAACGACGCGCCTGATCGTCCTCTGCGCCCTGGCGGGCCTGGCGGGGTGCAGCCTCTCCCACGGAGAGCCGCCCCAGCGGCACTACGTGCTGGGGGGAAACCGGGTGCAGGGGAGCGAAGCGCCGCGCCCGGGTCTCGCCGGCCTCACGGTCGGAGTGCGGCGGCTGCAGCTCGCCTCGTACCTGGAATCTCCCTCCATCGCGGTTCGCCGGGGACCCCAGGAGATCACGTTCGCCGAGTTCCACCGCTGGGGCGAGCCTCTCCCCGGGGGGATCAGCCGGGCGGTCGCCGGCTACCTGACCGCGGGGGCGCCCTTCCGCGCCGTCGACGTCGCGCCGTGGCCGCTCCGGGAGAAGTACGATCACCTGATCCAGCTCCACGTGTCGCGCTTCGAGGGCGTGGCGCCCGCGGACCCCGCGGCGACCGGGGGGGAGGCCCACCTGCTGGCCACCTGGGAGATCATCCGGCAGCGGGACGGGGAGGTGCTCGCACGGGGGACCACCGACTACCGGAAGGACGGGTGGCGGGTGGGGGACTACGCCGGGCTCGTCGCCCTGCTCGACGCCGGACTGCACGTCCTTTCGAACGACCTGATGACCAGCCTCGAAAAGCTCGGCGCCCCGTAG
- a CDS encoding MlaD family protein — MSIRANPTAIGLFMIGGIILAVTGVATLASASWFEKQTIFISYFGESVNGLEVGAPVKFQGVPVGRVTNLHIQIELKDKTFQVPVQYEIDLTRLTSVAGTFVQLDDERVLRQQIKDGLRAQLQMESMVTGQLYIELAYRPTAAAPELERRPTPYPEIPTSPSLLAAFGTQAGSMVGDVLKILFRVNEMLEEVNMEELNRSVVASAGAVERLAESPGLQTALADAPQMTAQLTRTMAEMESLAARLGATVDPLQLQLAGTNSEMVLTLQAVRQTMEETRGLISQDSGVGYQMEEAMASMAAAAEALRALAVTLERNPDMLIRGKRPSEN; from the coding sequence ATGAGCATTCGCGCCAATCCGACCGCCATCGGGCTGTTCATGATCGGCGGCATCATCCTGGCGGTGACCGGCGTCGCGACGCTGGCCTCCGCCTCCTGGTTCGAGAAGCAGACGATCTTCATCAGCTACTTCGGGGAGTCGGTGAACGGGCTGGAGGTCGGCGCACCGGTGAAGTTCCAGGGTGTGCCGGTCGGCCGCGTGACGAACCTCCACATCCAGATCGAGCTGAAGGACAAGACCTTCCAGGTGCCGGTGCAGTACGAGATCGACCTCACCCGCCTGACGTCGGTGGCCGGCACCTTCGTCCAGCTGGACGACGAGCGTGTGCTGCGCCAGCAGATCAAGGACGGCCTGCGGGCCCAGCTGCAGATGGAGAGCATGGTCACCGGCCAGCTGTACATCGAGCTCGCGTACCGCCCCACCGCGGCGGCGCCCGAGCTGGAGCGGCGGCCGACTCCCTATCCGGAGATCCCGACGAGCCCTTCGCTCCTGGCCGCGTTCGGGACCCAGGCCGGCAGCATGGTGGGAGACGTGCTGAAGATCCTGTTCCGGGTGAACGAGATGCTGGAAGAGGTGAACATGGAGGAGCTCAACCGGTCGGTGGTCGCATCGGCCGGGGCCGTCGAGCGCCTGGCCGAGTCGCCGGGACTGCAGACGGCACTCGCGGACGCTCCGCAGATGACCGCGCAGCTCACCCGCACGATGGCCGAGATGGAGTCGCTGGCCGCACGGCTCGGCGCGACGGTCGATCCGCTCCAGCTCCAGCTGGCGGGCACCAACTCGGAGATGGTGCTCACCCTGCAGGCGGTGCGGCAGACCATGGAGGAGACGAGGGGCCTCATCTCCCAGGATTCGGGGGTGGGCTACCAGATGGAGGAGGCGATGGCCAGCATGGCCGCTGCGGCGGAGGCGCTGCGCGCGCTCGCCGTCACGCTGGAGCGGAATCCCGACATGCTCATCCGCGGGAAGCGGCCGAGCGAGAACTAG
- a CDS encoding ATP-binding cassette domain-containing protein — protein sequence MNETAAIEVRDLTMAYGGRVVMRDLSFQVRRGEIFVIMGGSGGGKSTLLKHLIGLKKPAGGAILFDGEDFGEADEAARKGMLRRMGVLYQNGALWSGLTLAENVALPIEEYTELPPAAIAEVVSLKLALVGLRGFESYYPVEISGGMRKRAALARAVALDPEVVFFDEPSSGLDPITASRLDDLILQLRDSFGTTIVVVSHDLDSIFKIADRAVFLDIEQKTMTALGNPADLRENPPSEEVHRFLTRSGDVEGRSASGRTRERMSL from the coding sequence ATGAATGAGACAGCCGCGATCGAAGTCAGGGACCTGACGATGGCGTACGGCGGCCGTGTCGTCATGCGGGACCTGAGCTTCCAGGTCCGGCGGGGGGAGATCTTCGTCATCATGGGCGGGAGCGGCGGCGGCAAGAGCACCCTGCTGAAGCACCTGATCGGCCTGAAGAAGCCCGCCGGGGGAGCGATCCTGTTCGACGGCGAGGACTTCGGAGAGGCCGACGAGGCGGCCCGGAAGGGGATGCTCCGCCGCATGGGCGTGCTCTACCAGAACGGCGCGCTGTGGAGCGGGCTGACGCTGGCCGAGAACGTGGCGCTCCCGATCGAGGAGTACACGGAGCTGCCCCCCGCGGCGATCGCCGAGGTGGTCTCGCTGAAGCTCGCGCTGGTCGGGCTGCGCGGCTTCGAGTCGTACTACCCCGTCGAGATCAGCGGCGGGATGCGCAAGCGCGCCGCCCTCGCGCGCGCCGTGGCGCTGGACCCGGAGGTGGTCTTCTTCGACGAGCCTTCGTCCGGCCTGGACCCGATCACCGCGAGCCGCCTCGACGACCTGATCCTGCAGCTGCGGGACAGCTTCGGCACCACGATCGTCGTGGTGAGCCACGACCTCGACAGCATCTTCAAGATCGCCGACCGGGCGGTCTTCCTGGACATCGAGCAGAAGACCATGACGGCGCTCGGCAATCCTGCCGACCTGCGGGAGAACCCGCCGAGCGAAGAGGTGCACCGGTTTCTCACACGCAGCGGCGACGTCGAGGGACGCTCCGCCTCCGGACGCACCCGAGAAAGGATGTCCCTATGA
- a CDS encoding ABC transporter permease yields MRVELRQEHHTLIAGLAGDWELGNPTPRFDRLVDGRAPGHPPRALAFETAELGRWDSSLLTFLLQGMNYCEAHGLEFREDGLPESIARLLALARAVPEKVAVREETGSSFLARLGTKGLASFDAFLASVAFFGQVAESAGRLVLFRTRLRWRDFWVVVQSNGSGALPIVTLISFLVGLIIAFLGAVVLRRFGAGYYVSYLVGYGMLREMGALMTGIIMAGRTGAAFAAELGSMKITEEIDAFETLGLSPVDHLVLPRVLGLFVMMPVLTVYAMFVGIVGGLLVSVTLLDLTPTQFIGGLLTPVTLADGLLGVFKGTVFGLIIGIAGCMRGMQTGSDAGAVGRAATSAVVTGITLIIVANAVIDWISALVGV; encoded by the coding sequence ATGCGGGTAGAGCTCCGCCAGGAACATCATACGCTGATCGCGGGGCTGGCCGGCGATTGGGAGCTGGGGAACCCGACGCCGCGCTTCGACCGCCTCGTGGATGGCCGGGCGCCCGGGCACCCGCCGCGGGCGCTCGCATTCGAGACGGCGGAGCTGGGCAGGTGGGACAGCAGCCTGCTCACCTTCCTGCTGCAGGGCATGAACTACTGCGAGGCCCACGGCCTCGAGTTCAGGGAAGACGGCCTGCCGGAGAGCATCGCTCGTCTCCTGGCGCTCGCCCGGGCCGTGCCGGAGAAGGTCGCCGTTCGCGAGGAGACCGGATCGTCGTTCCTCGCCCGGCTCGGGACGAAAGGGCTCGCCTCCTTCGACGCCTTCCTCGCATCCGTCGCATTCTTCGGCCAGGTGGCCGAGAGCGCCGGGAGGCTGGTTCTCTTCCGAACGCGGCTGCGCTGGCGCGACTTCTGGGTCGTGGTCCAGTCGAACGGCTCGGGCGCTCTCCCCATCGTCACGCTGATCAGCTTTCTCGTGGGGCTGATCATCGCCTTCCTGGGCGCGGTCGTCCTGCGGCGGTTCGGGGCGGGCTACTACGTGTCGTACCTGGTCGGCTACGGGATGCTGCGGGAGATGGGCGCGCTGATGACGGGGATCATCATGGCGGGCCGGACGGGCGCCGCCTTCGCCGCCGAGCTCGGAAGCATGAAGATCACGGAGGAGATCGACGCGTTCGAGACGCTCGGGCTCTCGCCCGTCGACCACCTCGTGCTGCCGCGGGTGCTGGGCCTCTTCGTGATGATGCCCGTGCTTACCGTCTACGCGATGTTCGTCGGCATCGTCGGCGGGCTGCTCGTCTCGGTCACGCTGCTGGACCTCACGCCCACCCAGTTCATCGGCGGCCTGCTGACGCCCGTCACGCTCGCCGACGGGCTGCTGGGGGTCTTCAAGGGAACGGTCTTCGGCCTGATCATCGGCATCGCGGGCTGCATGCGGGGAATGCAGACGGGGAGCGACGCGGGAGCGGTGGGAAGGGCCGCGACGTCCGCCGTGGTCACGGGCATCACCCTGATCATCGTGGCCAATGCCGTCATCGACTGGATCTCTGCCCTCGTGGGAGTCTGA